Proteins encoded by one window of Myxocyprinus asiaticus isolate MX2 ecotype Aquarium Trade chromosome 35, UBuf_Myxa_2, whole genome shotgun sequence:
- the LOC127426201 gene encoding OTU domain-containing protein 5-A-like yields MTILPKKKPASTVGGGDHTDEPDRRGGSESHSHSHSHPLGGRSVSRPRASPPPWSYQATPHTSREERRIETSARPQPASPQPGPTGAPVGQCESSANSVGGRVELPCGAGVVGSCCSGHGLSKRRRQAVCSSGLTGGGGRVGGGGGGGGGGSPVSEPEEGAGGNNSEDEYENSAGLQLVDPATIEQQEEWFEKALREKNGFEIKKMKEDGACLFRAVADQVYGDQDMHDVVRKHCMDYLTKNADYFSSYVTEDFTTYINRKRKNNCHGNHIEMQAMAEMYNRPVEVYQYGVEPINTFHGIHENNDEPIRVSYHKNVHYNSVVNPHKASIGVGLGLPSFKPGYADQSLMKNAIKTSEESWIEQQMLEDKKRATDWEATNEAIEEQVARESYLQWLQDQEKQARQPRKASATCSSATATTSSGFEDWGCRSPRQRSSAPSPEHPGPAHPEPPVKPPSPAGASLVLPKPPSPCAPGPSHQSSANSSLVSLYPTRGYRTIMQDMSPTAFGLTDWENDDVLASVLAASQQEYLDSLKKNAMHRESSSDCS; encoded by the exons ATGACAATCCTCCCGAAAAAGAAACCGGCCTCGACAGTCGGTGGCGGCGATCACACGGACGAACCGGACAGACGTGGCGGCTCTGAGTCGCACTCGCACTCTCACTCTCATCCGCTCGGAGGACGATCGGTGTCGAGACCCAGGGCCTCTCCGCCGCCGTGGTCATACCAGGCCACGCCGCACACGTCTAGAGAGGAGCGGCGGATCGAGACGAGCGCTCGCCCGCAGCCAGCCTCCCCGCAGCCTGGTCCCACTGGAGCTCCGGTCGGTCAGTGTGAAAGCAGCGCGAACTCCGTCGGAGGTCGTGTAGAGTTACCGTGCGGTGCAGGTGTTGTTGGAAGCTGCTGCTCGGGACATGGACTCAGCAAGCGGAGACGGCAGGCGGTTTGCTCCAGCGGTTTGACAGGTGGAGGAGGAAGagtgggaggaggaggaggaggaggagggggtggTAGTCCTGTCTCGGAACCCGAGGAGGGAGCAGGAGGCAACAACAGTGAGGATGAGTATGAGAATTCGGCCGGACTTCAGCTTGTGGATCCAGCCACAATTGAGCAG CAAGAAGAATGGTTCGAGAAAGCCTTGAGGGAAAAGAATggctttgaaataaaaaaaatgaaggaaGACGGAGCATGTCTTTTCAGAGCAGTCG ctgatcAAGTATATGGGGACCAAGATATGCACGATGTGGTACGGAAACACTGTATGGATTATTTG ACGAAAAATGCAGATTACTTCTCCAGTTATGTCACAGAGGACTTCACCACATATATTAACAGGAAGAGGAAGAACAACTGCCATGGCAACCACATTGAGATGCAGGCCATGGCAGAAATGTACAACCGGCCAGTGGAGGTTTATCAGTATGGTGTCG AGCCAATTAACACGTTCCATGGCATCCACGAGAACAACGATGAGCCGATTCGTGTCAGTTACCACAAAAACGTCCATTATAACTCTGTGGTGAATCCCCACAAAGCCAGTATTGGGGTTGGGTTGGGCCTCCCCTCCTTCAAACCAGGG TACGCTGACCAGTCTCTTATGAAAAACGCCATTAAGACCTCTGAGGAGTCATGGATTGAGCAGCAGATGCTGGAGGACAAGAAGAGAGCAACAGATTGGGAGGCCACCAATGAGGCCATCGAGGAGCAAGTGGCTCGTGAGTCTTACTTGCAGTGGCTGCAGGACCAAGAGAAGCAAGCGAGACAG CCTCGTAAGGCTAGCGCCACCTGCAGCTCCGCCACAGCCACCACATCCAGTGGCTTTGAGGACTGGGGATGCCGTTCGCCACGTCAGCGTAGCTCTGCCCCCTCTCCAGAGCATCCCGGCCCAGCTCACCCTGAACCCCCTGTCAAACCCCCCTCCCCAGCAGGAGCCTCGCTGGTTCTTCCCAAACCCCCCTCACCATGTGCCCCAG GGCCAAGTCATCAGTCTTCTGCCAACTCGTCCCTGGTGTCTCTCTACCCAACCCGGGGGTACAGAACTATAATGCAGGATATGTCACCTACGGCCTTCG GTTTAACAGATTGGGAAAATGACGACGTTCTGGCCTCAGTACTAGCTGCTTCACAACAAGAATACCTCGATAGTTTGAAGAAAAATGCAATGCACAGAGAATCTTCTTCAGACTGCAGTTGA
- the LOC127426193 gene encoding vacuolar fusion protein MON1 homolog B-like: MDQNSQETRNMEEVKISEPSILPQYLDQTDVEYSDSDLPSDNHTDFITEGNHCVNEAHRMPSDPEGLLEPESADPTSEESTQPREHLTDFQKLHIVDYDRSLGAGGSETDSGKASEDSALVDNGHDDAGEFVVTVLARAKVEEQGMGMKGASSSLPETGTPLGPPSHRNEDVTADSWRQHRKHVFVLSEAGKPIYSRYGSEEALSSTMGVMMALVSFVQSGDNIIRSVYSDEHTVVFMQRGPLVLVSVSCSRQSEQQLRHELLYVYNQIISMLTQASISRIFEHKKNYDLRRLLAGSEKILDGLLNLVDSDPSFLLSAVHCLPLASSLRDSLSQILQKAITPNLVFSILIAKNQLVTIVQEKMVIEDARLDPADLHLLLNLIGASSAFQAGEIWTPICLPSFNPDCYFYAYISYLDPPECTVCLVLLSTDKEAFYSVAECKRKIEEAMQAHNALISIAKAHSYSVTQVGVSDLRHFMYKPFDVPDNHRQLTQFTSPEIEAPYSSEEERMRLLDLYRDLHGRIHSTSRPLKLIYHVAERETLLAWVTSKFELYTCFSPLVTKTCAINAITKLLRWIKKEEDRLFIRYPPKYSTTPNPSKSSKGDAH; this comes from the exons ATGGATCAGAACAGTCAAGAGACTCGGAACATGGAGGAGGTGAAGATAAGTGAGCCATCGATCCTTCCACAATATCTTGATCAGACGG ATGTTGAATATTCGGACAGTGATCTCCCATCAGATAACCACACAGACTTTATCACAGAGGGTAACCATTGTGTGAATGAAGCTCACAGGATGCCTTCAGACCCAGAGGGGCTCTTGGAGCCAGAGTCAGCAGATCCTACATCAGAGGAGAGCACTCAACCACGAGAACATTTAACAGATTTTCAGAAGCTACACATTGTTGATTATGACAGGTCTTTGGGTGCTGGTGGTTCAGAGACTGATTCTGGCAAAGCATCAGAGGACTCTGCCTTAGTGGACAATGGGCATGATGACGCGGGCGAGTTTGTTGTAACTGTGTTAGCCCGGGCTAAGGTGGAGGAGCAGGGAATGGGGATGAAAGGGGCCTCATCGTCTCTGCCAGAGACCGGTACACCTCTGGGACCTCCCTCGCACAGGAACGAGGATGTGACAGCGGATAGTTGGAGACAGCACAGGAAGCATGTGTTCGTGCTGAGTGAGGCTGGGAAGCCCATCTACTCTCGATATGGCAGCGAGGAGGCCCTGTCTTCCACCATGGGTGTAATGATGGCTCTTGTTTCCTTCGTTCAGAGTGGAGATAATATAATTCGCTCAGTTTATTCGG ATGAGCACACGGTTGTGTTCATGCAAAGAGGTCCTCTGGTGCTAGTGTCCGTCTCCTGCAGCCGCCAATCAGAGCAGCAGCTCCGTCACGAGCTGCTCTACGTCTACAACCAGATCATCAGCATGCTCACGCAGGCCAGCATCAGCCGCATCTTCGAGCACAAGAAGAACTATGACCTGCGCCGCCTACTGGCCGGCTCGGAGAAGATTCTCGACGGTCTTCTGAACCTCGTAGACTCTGACCCCAGCTTCTTACTCTCTGCTGTGCACTGTCTCCCCCTGGCCTCATCTCTCAGGGACTCCCTCAGCCAGATCCTCCAAAAGGCCATCACTCCCAACCTGGTCTTCTCCATCCTCATAGCCAAGAACCAGCTGGTCACAATAGTCCAAGAGAAGATGGTTATTGAAGATGCCAGACTGGATCCTGCTGACCTACACCTTCTGCTTAACCTCATCGGGGCCTCGTCCGCCTTTCAGGCTGGGGAGATCTGGACGCCCATCTGTCTGCCCAGTTTTAACCCTGACTGTTACTTTTATGCATACATCTCCTATCTGGACCCTCCAGAATGTACTGTGTGTCTGGTTCTTCTCTCCACTGATAAAGAGGCATTTTATTCGGTGGCTGAGTGTAAGAGGAAGATCGAGGAGGCCATGCAAGCGCATAATGCGCTGATCTCCATTGCGAAAGCTCACTCGTACAGTGTTACTCAGGTGGGAGTGTCTGATCTCAGGCATTTCATGTACAAGCCCTTTGATGTGCCAGACAACCATCGCCAACTAACACAGTTCACCAG CCCTGAAATTGAAGCCCCTTACAGCAGTGAAGAGGAGAGAATGAGACTCTTGGACCTGTATAGAGACCTGCACGGCCGTATCCACAGTACCTCACGCCCCCTGAAGCTCATCTACCACGTGGCTGAACGTGAGACTCTGCTGGCTTGG GTCACAAGCAAATTTGAGTTGTACACCTGCTTCAGCCCGCTTGTCACAAAAACCTGTGCCATCAATGCCATCACCAAACTGCTGCGCTGGATTAAGAAAGAGGAGGATCGTCTCTTTATTCGTTACCCTCCGAAGTACTCCACCACCCCCAACCCCAGCAAAAGCTCTAAAGGAG atGCACACTGA